The following proteins are co-located in the Pyrobaculum calidifontis JCM 11548 genome:
- a CDS encoding 7-carboxy-7-deazaguanine synthase QueE, with protein sequence MRVLEIFASLQGEGVNLGKPAVFVRLAGCPIRCVYCDTEYSWDFNGGVEMSPGEAVRRAEELGVRGHVVVTGGEPLVWMRRGLEELVCGLRRLGAVEVETSGVYAPTPELDACADFYDVSPKLSNAGVKAPLSPFYPKSPKVWFKFVVADVADVEEALAYVRERGIPLDRVMLMPMSKTPEEHAEVLRRIWDAAVRAGLRVTPRLHIVAWGNARGK encoded by the coding sequence GTGAGGGTCCTTGAGATATTCGCCTCGTTGCAGGGGGAGGGCGTCAACTTGGGCAAGCCGGCAGTCTTCGTGAGGCTGGCCGGATGTCCCATTAGGTGCGTGTACTGCGACACGGAGTACTCTTGGGACTTCAACGGGGGCGTCGAGATGTCGCCGGGGGAGGCCGTGCGGCGCGCCGAGGAGCTGGGGGTGAGGGGCCACGTGGTGGTGACTGGGGGCGAGCCGCTTGTGTGGATGCGGAGGGGCCTCGAGGAGCTTGTCTGTGGGCTGAGGCGGCTTGGGGCGGTGGAGGTTGAGACCAGCGGAGTATACGCGCCTACGCCCGAGCTAGACGCATGTGCGGACTTCTACGACGTGTCTCCCAAGTTGTCTAACGCCGGGGTGAAGGCCCCCCTGAGCCCCTTCTACCCCAAGAGCCCCAAGGTGTGGTTTAAATTCGTAGTGGCGGACGTGGCCGACGTGGAGGAGGCCCTGGCCTACGTAAGGGAGAGGGGGATCCCCCTAGACAGAGTTATGCTAATGCCCATGTCGAAGACGCCGGAGGAGCACGCCGAGGTCCTCAGGAGGATCTGGGACGCGGCAGTGAGGGCAGGCCTTAGGGTAACCCCGAGGCTCCACATAGTGGCGTGGGGAAACGCGAGGGGCAAGTGA
- a CDS encoding nucleotidyltransferase, whose product MRLDKYKTALKLVSTELSKRDIEHVLIGSAVLPLAYGVEYDPRDVDLFILNKSTVLDNEMFEEIARENDWDLGTSDHGTIYYELIVGGESVRVDLLENILDIYIPPEFFSETRKVAINGVEVASIGLEELLVLKAKIATKEAEEFINEVARIVLDKGIGLNYQRIRALAELFPEDAEGILKRLRRNGIYVE is encoded by the coding sequence ATGCGCCTTGACAAATACAAAACGGCGCTAAAGCTCGTGTCCACCGAGCTGTCCAAGAGAGACATTGAACACGTGCTAATCGGCAGCGCGGTATTGCCTCTGGCATACGGCGTAGAGTACGACCCACGCGACGTCGACCTCTTCATATTAAACAAGTCAACCGTGCTAGACAACGAGATGTTCGAAGAAATAGCGAGAGAAAACGACTGGGACCTCGGCACCTCGGACCACGGCACTATATACTACGAGCTCATAGTCGGCGGAGAGTCCGTCAGAGTAGACCTCCTCGAAAACATCCTAGACATATACATACCCCCCGAGTTCTTCTCTGAGACAAGGAAAGTGGCCATAAACGGCGTCGAGGTGGCGTCCATCGGCCTTGAGGAGCTCCTGGTGCTCAAGGCGAAGATAGCCACAAAGGAGGCCGAGGAGTTCATAAACGAAGTAGCCCGCATAGTCCTCGACAAGGGCATTGGGCTAAACTACCAAAGAATAAGGGCTCTCGCGGAGCTTTTCCCAGAGGACGCCGAGGGCATCCTAAAGAGATTGAGGCGAAACGGCATCTACGTGGAATAA
- the infB gene encoding translation initiation factor IF-2, which produces MQQKIRSPFVVVMGHVDVGKTLLLDKIRGTSVAYREPGMITQHIGMSLVPWPAVEKFAGPLVDRLKLRGRIWIPGFLFIDTPGHAAFSNLRKRGGSVADLAILVVDITSGLEDQGVESLKLIQSRGVPFVIAANKLDRIYGWKSVENRPFLFAVEEQEWHAVATLEEQIGKLITQLANLGIDADRYDRVRDFSKQVPIVPTSAVTGEGVADLLLVLAGVSQRFIPREKLQVRDGPARGVVMEVKEERGLGVVADVILYDGKLRKGDVIVTAGLDGSRQAKVRMLIMPKSLEEMRDPEDKFMAVQEVEAAAGVRVVAEGLEGVVAGAPLLAVWDPKDLPEALKSVGEEIAEIKIESDKEGVIVRADTFGTLESIILFLRQQGVPVRKADVGPPTHKDVVEAVLSRRKNPAYGAILAFNVKVPPEVETEAQSSGVKIIRGEILYRIFDEYVKWSTEVKTKTVEQVLSQLTRPAKIQILPGYVFRRSDPAIVGVKVLAGTLKPGVTLAKDGREVGKVMQIQRQGKPVAEAVAGDEVAISIQGDVIVGRQIKEGDVLYVYIPDEQARQWLFRYKQYLRKDEVEALEEYLKTRKKSA; this is translated from the coding sequence ATGCAACAGAAGATTAGGTCGCCTTTCGTGGTTGTGATGGGGCACGTGGATGTGGGGAAGACCCTCTTGTTGGACAAGATTAGGGGCACCTCTGTGGCGTATAGGGAGCCGGGCATGATCACGCAACATATTGGCATGAGCCTTGTCCCGTGGCCGGCTGTGGAGAAGTTCGCGGGCCCCCTCGTGGATAGGCTGAAGCTGAGGGGGAGGATCTGGATACCCGGCTTCCTCTTCATTGACACGCCGGGCCACGCCGCCTTTTCGAACTTGCGCAAGAGGGGCGGGTCAGTGGCCGACTTGGCCATACTTGTGGTAGACATTACGTCGGGTTTGGAGGACCAGGGTGTGGAGTCGCTTAAGCTTATCCAGAGCAGGGGGGTCCCCTTCGTAATTGCTGCAAATAAGCTGGACCGGATCTATGGCTGGAAGTCTGTGGAAAACCGCCCGTTTCTCTTCGCGGTTGAGGAGCAGGAGTGGCACGCGGTGGCTACGCTGGAGGAGCAGATAGGCAAGTTGATAACGCAACTCGCAAACCTCGGCATAGACGCCGACCGGTATGACAGAGTGAGAGACTTCTCGAAGCAGGTGCCGATTGTCCCCACGAGCGCGGTCACCGGCGAGGGGGTGGCCGACCTGCTCCTGGTGCTTGCTGGGGTTAGCCAGCGGTTTATACCGCGGGAGAAGCTCCAAGTCAGAGACGGCCCCGCGCGCGGCGTCGTGATGGAGGTGAAGGAGGAGAGGGGCCTCGGGGTCGTGGCCGACGTCATTTTGTACGACGGCAAGCTGAGGAAGGGCGACGTGATAGTCACGGCGGGGCTAGACGGGTCTCGGCAGGCCAAGGTGAGGATGCTCATAATGCCGAAGTCGCTGGAGGAGATGCGGGACCCCGAGGACAAGTTCATGGCTGTGCAAGAGGTGGAGGCGGCGGCGGGCGTGAGGGTAGTGGCGGAGGGGCTTGAGGGCGTGGTGGCGGGCGCCCCGCTTCTAGCCGTGTGGGACCCAAAGGACCTCCCCGAGGCGCTTAAGAGCGTGGGGGAGGAGATAGCGGAGATCAAAATAGAGTCGGACAAGGAGGGCGTAATCGTTAGAGCAGACACCTTCGGCACTCTGGAGAGCATAATACTCTTCTTAAGACAGCAGGGAGTCCCCGTCAGAAAGGCGGACGTGGGGCCGCCTACGCACAAGGACGTGGTGGAGGCGGTGCTGAGCAGGAGGAAGAACCCCGCCTACGGAGCAATCCTGGCCTTCAACGTGAAAGTGCCCCCGGAGGTGGAGACCGAGGCCCAGTCCTCTGGAGTGAAGATAATACGCGGGGAAATCCTCTACCGCATATTCGACGAGTACGTCAAGTGGTCTACCGAGGTGAAGACGAAGACCGTTGAGCAAGTGCTCTCCCAGCTCACCCGCCCCGCGAAAATCCAAATACTCCCCGGCTACGTGTTTAGGAGGAGCGACCCGGCCATAGTGGGCGTGAAAGTGTTGGCCGGAACGCTCAAGCCCGGCGTCACCTTGGCCAAAGACGGCAGAGAAGTGGGCAAGGTAATGCAGATACAGCGCCAGGGCAAACCCGTCGCAGAGGCTGTGGCAGGCGACGAGGTGGCCATATCTATACAGGGAGACGTCATAGTGGGCCGTCAGATAAAGGAGGGAGACGTGCTCTACGTCTATATCCCAGACGAGCAGGCCAGACAGTGGCTATTCCGCTACAAGCAGTACCTCAGAAAAGACGAGGTAGAGGCCTTAGAGGAGTACCTGAAGACAAGAAAGAAGTCAGCATAA
- a CDS encoding type II glyceraldehyde-3-phosphate dehydrogenase: MIKVGVVGYGTIGKRIADAVALQDDMRVVGVVKMTPDYEAKIAAARGFPVYTAADRVEKFKKAGIEVAGTVEDLVKASDVVVDASPEDVGRENKEKYYRQLDKRYIFQGGEEADVAEVSFNALANYDEARGKRYIRVVSCNTTGITRVLSALLLNGIGIRKARIFIARRGADPKEHKKGPINDVVPNPTAVPSHHGPDVQTVLKDVDIVTMAVAVPVTIMHMHMAYIELDGPRSRDEVLEAFAKTPRIFLADVGSGFQSLAQFIEYARDLGRPRGDFPEVAVFRDSVTVRGDELYLMYGVHQESIVVPENVDAIRAALGVLPKWQSIEKTDKSLKLFTEGKRYA; encoded by the coding sequence ATGATTAAGGTCGGCGTAGTGGGCTACGGCACAATAGGGAAGAGGATAGCCGACGCCGTTGCGTTGCAAGACGACATGAGGGTCGTGGGCGTCGTGAAGATGACCCCGGACTACGAGGCTAAAATAGCCGCCGCCAGGGGGTTCCCGGTGTACACCGCGGCCGACAGAGTGGAGAAGTTCAAAAAGGCTGGCATCGAGGTGGCGGGCACTGTGGAAGACTTGGTGAAGGCCTCAGACGTCGTGGTAGACGCCTCTCCAGAGGACGTTGGCAGAGAGAACAAGGAGAAGTACTACCGGCAACTGGATAAGAGGTACATATTCCAAGGCGGCGAGGAGGCAGATGTGGCAGAGGTCAGCTTCAACGCCTTGGCCAACTACGACGAGGCGAGGGGGAAGAGGTACATACGCGTTGTGAGCTGCAACACCACCGGCATTACGCGCGTCCTCTCCGCGCTTCTGTTGAATGGGATTGGGATTAGGAAGGCTAGGATTTTCATAGCTAGGAGGGGAGCCGACCCCAAGGAGCACAAGAAGGGCCCCATCAACGACGTTGTTCCAAACCCAACCGCTGTGCCGAGCCACCACGGGCCCGACGTGCAGACTGTGCTTAAGGACGTGGACATAGTCACAATGGCCGTGGCCGTGCCTGTGACAATTATGCACATGCACATGGCTTACATAGAGCTGGACGGTCCCAGGAGCCGGGACGAGGTCTTGGAGGCCTTTGCTAAAACGCCGCGTATATTCCTCGCCGACGTGGGGTCGGGCTTCCAGAGCTTGGCGCAGTTCATTGAATACGCCAGAGATCTGGGGAGGCCGAGGGGCGACTTCCCAGAGGTGGCAGTCTTCAGAGACTCTGTCACTGTGAGGGGGGACGAGCTGTACCTAATGTACGGCGTGCACCAAGAGTCAATAGTAGTGCCTGAGAATGTAGACGCCATAAGAGCCGCGCTAGGCGTATTGCCCAAGTGGCAGTCCATAGAGAAGACTGACAAGTCGCTTAAGCTCTTCACTGAGGGGAAGCGCTATGCCTGA
- a CDS encoding universal stress protein — translation MPDEPYYELAYKFRRILVPVSPMGAARLREVLSVASDFAERYGAEVVFLYVTPREDDPSAEELKRAVDEFMSKRGVRYFFKVRRMGEMETVASEIVKELSESNYDMVILLSRGYYGASALLYNSTSVAVAIAANTSVLILR, via the coding sequence ATGCCTGACGAGCCGTACTACGAGCTTGCCTACAAGTTCAGGCGGATACTAGTGCCAGTGTCGCCCATGGGCGCCGCTAGGCTGAGGGAAGTCCTCAGCGTGGCGTCAGACTTCGCGGAGAGGTACGGCGCCGAGGTGGTCTTCCTATACGTGACCCCCCGCGAGGACGACCCCTCCGCCGAAGAGCTAAAGAGGGCCGTCGACGAGTTTATGTCGAAGAGGGGCGTGAGATACTTCTTCAAAGTCAGAAGGATGGGGGAGATGGAGACCGTCGCTTCAGAGATTGTGAAAGAGCTGTCGGAGAGCAACTACGACATGGTTATCCTCCTCTCGAGGGGCTACTACGGTGCCTCTGCTCTTCTGTACAACAGCACCTCGGTGGCCGTCGCTATCGCGGCCAACACCTCCGTCTTAATACTGAGGTAG
- the speD gene encoding adenosylmethionine decarboxylase produces the protein MQATAQVQTPVVGRHVYGELYGVDESLLKDEERLRRIVIEAAHIANMHLVEVNSWKFKGGDKEGVSVIALVLESHIAIHTWPVYNFATVDVYTCGEHSDPMAAFRYIVSQLNPKRFTVNYSDRSYK, from the coding sequence ATGCAGGCGACAGCCCAGGTACAAACCCCGGTGGTTGGAAGACACGTCTACGGGGAGCTGTACGGCGTTGACGAAAGTCTCCTAAAAGACGAGGAGCGACTTAGGCGCATTGTAATAGAGGCGGCACACATCGCAAACATGCACCTAGTAGAGGTCAACTCGTGGAAGTTCAAGGGCGGCGACAAGGAGGGCGTGTCCGTAATAGCGCTAGTGCTCGAGAGCCACATAGCAATTCACACGTGGCCCGTCTACAACTTCGCCACCGTGGACGTGTATACATGCGGCGAGCACTCTGACCCAATGGCCGCCTTCCGGTACATAGTCTCCCAGCTAAACCCAAAGCGCTTCACAGTCAACTACTCCGACAGGTCTTACAAATAG
- a CDS encoding AAA family ATPase codes for MVRLVVKDFGPFGEAEVELKPLTVFIGRNSVGKSMLAYLIWALTLAIPRPTRLEKAIVDAGGNKALEAVIEKAKRGDDFKEELMELMNIAIYVLPKALAPSVEEALKKVFTFDLDELVREGANHATITLKGERTSIETTINGKNVDVSIKGPSIDEFISEIKTSQREVTISYDKSRFTISVPLTRTSRFSIIELLYTFVSVYIMLTLGGPFKHLIPLPLPVGLFPFLELFSALLPDSRAGISRTLLRPYIPIAITYPDKQYVELYYALAEWVAKESIDLAAVKPLLLEMGCSVEPVIEEGVYTIHIKTWSGKRLRLPQAPSGIREVLTVAIALSSRGPPHVVIIEEPEAHLHPRAQGALARLIAKAVNRGKHVVLTTHSDYMLYRLNDLIALSRSPERARALGFAEDEVLRPESVAAYLVKAEGDRAVVEKLDVGPEGFSEDEFASVAVELAEERARILSS; via the coding sequence GTGGTAAGGCTTGTTGTAAAAGACTTTGGACCCTTCGGGGAGGCTGAGGTAGAGCTCAAGCCCTTGACTGTCTTCATTGGTAGAAACAGCGTGGGGAAGTCCATGTTGGCATATCTCATATGGGCGCTGACCCTGGCTATCCCACGTCCAACAAGACTTGAAAAAGCTATCGTTGATGCTGGGGGCAACAAGGCGCTGGAAGCTGTAATTGAGAAAGCTAAGCGTGGTGACGACTTTAAAGAAGAGCTTATGGAACTTATGAACATAGCAATCTATGTATTGCCCAAAGCTCTTGCACCAAGCGTAGAGGAGGCACTTAAGAAAGTCTTCACATTCGATCTAGACGAATTAGTTAGAGAGGGAGCAAACCACGCAACAATAACGCTTAAGGGGGAGAGGACTTCGATAGAAACTACTATCAATGGAAAAAATGTAGATGTTTCTATAAAAGGACCATCTATTGATGAATTTATAAGCGAGATCAAAACTTCGCAAAGAGAAGTAACGATTAGTTATGATAAAAGTCGCTTTACAATAAGTGTTCCACTAACAAGAACAAGCAGATTTAGTATTATAGAATTACTATACACGTTTGTAAGCGTTTATATAATGTTAACTCTCGGTGGACCGTTCAAACACCTTATCCCCTTACCCCTTCCCGTCGGACTTTTTCCCTTTCTTGAGCTCTTTTCTGCGCTTTTGCCTGATAGTCGCGCTGGAATATCCCGGACCCTTCTAAGGCCGTATATCCCGATAGCTATAACATACCCTGATAAGCAATACGTTGAACTATATTATGCATTAGCTGAATGGGTAGCTAAGGAAAGTATTGACTTAGCCGCTGTTAAGCCTCTGCTTTTAGAAATGGGATGTTCTGTTGAGCCTGTAATCGAGGAGGGAGTGTACACTATACACATCAAGACTTGGAGCGGCAAGCGGCTGAGGCTTCCACAGGCGCCGTCTGGAATAAGGGAGGTTTTAACGGTAGCCATTGCGCTTTCTTCAAGAGGGCCGCCACACGTGGTAATAATAGAGGAGCCTGAGGCTCATTTACACCCGCGGGCCCAGGGGGCATTGGCACGGCTTATCGCGAAGGCAGTTAATAGGGGTAAGCACGTGGTTTTGACGACGCACAGCGACTACATGCTCTATAGGCTGAACGACCTCATAGCGCTTTCGCGGTCCCCCGAGAGGGCGAGGGCCTTGGGATTCGCCGAGGATGAGGTGTTGCGCCCCGAGTCGGTGGCCGCGTACCTCGTCAAGGCGGAGGGGGACAGAGCGGTTGTGGAAAAGCTCGATGTTGGGCCGGAGGGATTCTCAGAGGATGAGTTCGCAAGCGTCGCCGTGGAGCTCGCCGAGGAGAGGGCGAGGATACTCTCTAGCTGA
- a CDS encoding phosphoglycerate kinase, translating into MLLNEVVEKLPNMSKCLERGKVVIIRIDINSPIVDGKILDDYRIRAHAQTLRLASEAGVKSVVLAHQGRPGQDDFTSLEVHKPYLEKYVERPIKFVDDVAGPEARRQIRELRDGEILLLENVRLLAEEVIERVPEAQAETYLVKKLAPLGHYFVFDGFAVAHRSQPSVVGFPMVLPSCIGPVFERELRALGAVFERRGEGVMLLAGGAKIPDTLKAVEQLLKNNFVEKVAVGGLVGFVFAVAKYGLLNDEIRREVERGGYLPHVERARQLLAKYGNKIHVPVDFAVERGGRIDVDVYSLSQAPLDIGRSTILLFKEVVEQGDIVIFSGPMGYIENKVFATGTVELLRAAAKKRLILGGGHTIMAAEMAGVLDRAFHVSTGGRAFIQTLGGEEMPAVKALLMSAKKFWP; encoded by the coding sequence ATGTTACTTAATGAAGTTGTAGAGAAACTGCCAAATATGTCAAAGTGTCTTGAAAGAGGGAAAGTGGTCATCATAAGAATAGATATAAATTCGCCCATTGTAGATGGAAAAATCTTGGATGATTATAGGATAAGGGCCCACGCGCAGACGCTTAGGCTGGCCTCTGAGGCGGGGGTCAAGTCCGTGGTCTTGGCGCACCAGGGGAGGCCGGGCCAAGACGACTTCACGTCTCTGGAGGTGCACAAGCCCTATCTGGAGAAGTACGTGGAGAGGCCCATAAAGTTTGTAGACGACGTGGCTGGCCCTGAGGCGAGGAGGCAGATAAGGGAGCTTAGGGATGGGGAAATCCTCCTCTTGGAGAACGTCAGGCTACTGGCCGAGGAGGTTATTGAGCGCGTGCCTGAGGCCCAGGCGGAGACCTACCTGGTGAAGAAGCTTGCGCCTCTCGGCCACTACTTCGTCTTTGACGGGTTTGCCGTTGCCCACAGGTCTCAGCCCAGCGTGGTGGGGTTCCCTATGGTTTTGCCGTCTTGTATAGGCCCCGTCTTTGAGAGAGAACTGAGGGCGCTTGGGGCCGTGTTTGAGAGGCGGGGCGAGGGGGTGATGCTGTTGGCTGGCGGCGCCAAGATACCGGACACTTTGAAGGCCGTGGAGCAACTGTTGAAGAACAACTTTGTGGAAAAGGTGGCTGTGGGGGGCCTTGTGGGGTTTGTGTTCGCGGTGGCGAAGTACGGCCTCCTGAACGATGAGATTAGGCGGGAGGTTGAGCGGGGTGGGTATCTGCCGCATGTGGAGAGGGCGCGCCAGCTCTTGGCCAAGTACGGCAACAAGATACATGTGCCGGTGGACTTCGCCGTGGAGAGGGGAGGCAGAATTGACGTGGACGTGTACTCGCTGTCTCAGGCGCCTCTGGACATAGGGAGGTCTACAATCTTGTTGTTCAAGGAGGTGGTGGAGCAGGGCGACATTGTCATTTTCAGCGGGCCCATGGGCTATATAGAGAACAAGGTCTTTGCCACAGGCACCGTGGAGCTGTTGAGGGCCGCGGCGAAGAAGAGGCTTATCCTCGGCGGTGGGCATACCATAATGGCCGCCGAGATGGCTGGGGTGTTGGATAGGGCTTTCCACGTCTCCACGGGCGGCCGCGCGTTTATACAGACGCTCGGCGGCGAGGAGATGCCGGCGGTAAAAGCCTTATTAATGTCCGCGAAGAAGTTTTGGCCATGA
- a CDS encoding threonine--tRNA ligase, which yields MRVLYIHAERFSWESREPALDIRDEPGSGAAANALVVFVSVERGDSSDEEFLRRVARDVVETAEKVKATAVVIYPYAHLSNDLARPYVAKEVVNKLYEVVKSEFKGEVYKAPFGYYKAFEVKCLGHPLAELSRSFKPEEARVAKAVEERRDVYLVLTPDGREHDPAAYSPADPDLKALIDKEVFKRELGGGEPRYLDYLRKFGFEWEPMSDVGHMRYGPEATVMMELVEDYAYQVAKSLGIPVFKIRGTNMFKLSEKAIETHARLFGERLYIVESDTDLILRYAACFQQFAMAKDWVISYRNLPFGMLEIADSYRHEQPGETVVLFRLRRFYMPDLHIFTKDLAEAVEVSYKVHEAIFREIGKLGRTYVSLYNVTEEFYKSHRDYLVELARREGKPILVRILPTQKYYWVLNVEYHIVDELGRPREIATFQIDVGNAQRFGIKYVDENNQVKYPVIIHTAIIGSVERYLYAVFDTIAKAEREGKTPRLPTWLAPVQVRIIPVARDNLKFAMEVADKLEEAGIRVDVDDRDETLSKRIRDAETSWVPYVCVVGSKEEETGTLSVRIRGEGQAKMTAEELIKRVREETRGYPTRPLYLPRLLSQRPTRG from the coding sequence ATGCGCGTTTTGTACATACATGCGGAGCGTTTTAGCTGGGAGTCGAGAGAGCCCGCGTTAGATATAAGAGACGAGCCGGGCTCCGGCGCCGCCGCCAACGCGCTGGTGGTGTTTGTCTCAGTGGAGCGCGGCGACTCAAGCGACGAGGAGTTTTTGCGCAGAGTGGCCCGCGATGTGGTGGAAACGGCGGAGAAGGTCAAGGCGACGGCCGTGGTGATATACCCATACGCCCACCTTTCAAACGACTTGGCCAGGCCGTATGTGGCGAAGGAGGTGGTGAACAAGCTGTACGAGGTCGTGAAGTCGGAGTTCAAGGGAGAGGTGTACAAGGCGCCCTTCGGCTACTATAAGGCCTTTGAGGTAAAGTGCCTCGGCCACCCCCTGGCAGAGCTCAGCAGGAGCTTTAAGCCTGAGGAGGCGCGGGTCGCCAAGGCGGTTGAAGAGAGGAGGGACGTATACCTCGTGTTAACCCCCGACGGGCGTGAGCACGACCCAGCGGCGTATAGCCCCGCCGACCCGGACCTCAAGGCGTTGATTGACAAGGAGGTGTTTAAGAGAGAGCTGGGCGGCGGGGAGCCGCGGTACTTGGACTACTTGCGCAAGTTTGGGTTCGAGTGGGAGCCCATGTCAGATGTGGGGCACATGCGCTATGGCCCAGAGGCCACCGTCATGATGGAGCTCGTGGAGGACTACGCATACCAAGTGGCTAAGTCGCTGGGGATCCCCGTGTTTAAGATACGCGGTACTAACATGTTCAAACTGTCGGAGAAGGCCATAGAGACGCACGCGCGGCTCTTCGGAGAGAGGTTGTACATAGTTGAGTCAGACACAGACTTGATCCTCAGATATGCCGCATGCTTTCAGCAGTTCGCCATGGCGAAGGACTGGGTGATAAGCTACCGAAATCTCCCCTTCGGCATGTTGGAAATAGCAGACTCGTACAGGCACGAGCAGCCGGGGGAGACGGTGGTGCTCTTCCGCCTAAGGAGATTCTACATGCCTGACTTGCACATTTTTACAAAAGACTTGGCAGAGGCCGTGGAGGTGAGCTACAAGGTGCACGAGGCGATATTCAGAGAAATTGGAAAACTAGGCAGAACCTACGTCTCGCTTTACAACGTGACGGAGGAGTTCTACAAGTCCCATCGCGACTACTTAGTGGAGTTGGCGAGGCGTGAGGGCAAGCCTATCCTAGTGAGAATTCTGCCTACGCAGAAGTACTACTGGGTCCTCAACGTGGAGTACCACATAGTAGACGAGCTGGGGAGGCCGAGGGAAATTGCCACGTTCCAAATTGACGTGGGAAACGCCCAGCGCTTCGGCATCAAATACGTCGACGAAAACAACCAGGTAAAATACCCAGTGATAATACACACGGCCATAATCGGCAGCGTGGAAAGGTACCTATACGCCGTCTTTGACACAATAGCAAAGGCGGAGAGAGAGGGGAAGACGCCCCGCCTCCCCACCTGGCTGGCCCCAGTCCAGGTGAGGATAATCCCCGTCGCCAGAGACAACTTAAAATTCGCAATGGAGGTGGCAGACAAGTTGGAGGAGGCGGGCATCCGCGTCGACGTAGACGACAGAGACGAGACGTTGTCAAAGCGGATTAGAGACGCGGAGACCAGTTGGGTTCCCTACGTATGCGTAGTGGGGTCTAAGGAGGAGGAGACGGGCACTCTCTCAGTGCGCATCCGCGGCGAGGGGCAGGCAAAGATGACGGCTGAGGAGCTCATAAAGAGAGTTAGAGAGGAGACCAGGGGCTACCCCACGAGGCCCTTATACCTGCCGCGGTTGCTCAGCCAGAGGCCCACCCGCGGCTGA
- a CDS encoding dipeptidase produces the protein MLVDLHEDIAHYFLTSLNPPPFHEDAEGRQSDLPKLRRAGADVVVAAVFPFVHVYDRWAAASQVALEGVKVYYSLAERYGVRIVERASDLWAPALKFMLALEGADVLNDVGDLKLFYRLGIRVLGITWNLDNKWGHSCYAKRDGGLTASGEELVAEAERLGVVIDLAHASRRTALDVLAMAKRPVIISHANVKAVHDHPRNVDDEVLKALADNGGVIGLTLIPSTISPSPSLNHLVKHFKYVREKFGVEVLAVGTDFLGISSAPPGLETVDKVAVLAKALVEVGFSKEEVEAVFWRNALQVFKRAL, from the coding sequence ATGCTCGTCGACTTGCACGAGGATATTGCACACTATTTTCTCACCTCTCTCAACCCCCCTCCGTTTCACGAGGACGCGGAGGGAAGGCAGAGCGACTTGCCTAAGCTGAGGAGGGCGGGCGCCGATGTGGTAGTCGCCGCGGTGTTCCCCTTTGTCCACGTCTACGATAGGTGGGCCGCCGCGTCTCAAGTGGCGCTGGAGGGGGTGAAGGTGTACTACTCCCTCGCCGAGAGATACGGCGTGAGGATAGTGGAGCGCGCAAGCGACCTCTGGGCCCCCGCGCTTAAGTTCATGCTGGCGCTGGAGGGCGCAGACGTGTTAAACGACGTTGGCGACCTCAAGCTGTTTTATAGGCTGGGCATACGCGTCTTGGGGATTACGTGGAATTTAGACAACAAGTGGGGCCACTCTTGCTACGCCAAGCGTGACGGAGGCTTGACCGCCAGCGGCGAGGAGCTCGTCGCCGAGGCCGAGAGGCTGGGAGTGGTCATAGACCTCGCCCATGCCAGCCGCCGCACGGCTTTAGACGTCTTGGCCATGGCCAAGAGGCCTGTGATAATAAGCCACGCCAACGTAAAAGCCGTCCACGACCACCCGCGCAACGTCGACGACGAGGTGTTAAAGGCCTTGGCGGACAACGGCGGGGTAATAGGCCTCACACTGATCCCCTCCACTATCTCCCCCTCCCCCTCTCTCAACCACTTGGTAAAGCACTTCAAGTACGTGAGGGAGAAGTTTGGGGTGGAGGTACTCGCCGTGGGGACAGACTTCCTTGGCATTTCCTCGGCGCCTCCTGGGCTGGAGACTGTGGACAAGGTAGCTGTTTTGGCCAAGGCGCTTGTGGAGGTCGGCTTTTCCAAAGAGGAGGTAGAGGCCGTGTTTTGGAGAAACGCGCTACAAGTCTTTAAGAGGGCCTTATAA